The Camelina sativa cultivar DH55 chromosome 18, Cs, whole genome shotgun sequence DNA window GGTTTATTTGGTTGACTTATTGGCCAAATAAGTATAAGACTTTTTACCATGAGACTCGAAGATTAGAATTTACACAGCTTCTTAATCTCACCATTGcttaaccaaaaacaagaacatattatatattacttCTTTGTGATCTCAACTTTCTACCTTAGTATACTATAGACAGACCAAAACAAACTCAATAGTAAGTTCAGACCAAAACAAACTCAATAGTAAGTTAGTTCTTCACTTCTTAGTGATCTCGTCGTTGTATTAGTTACTTCTGATAAGACTCTTAAAcagaagagagacagagataaGTGAAACTCAACTGCACTTAGATTGAACACTCAACGAACCGGGCCCTTCTAAGGATGGGGCAACAAGTTAGAGACAGAAAGATGCTACTATGTATGGAAAAGGGAGTTTCAGCAGAATGCTGTGACCAGCATCGATCATCTACGGTTTCATAAACAGCATCGAGCATCTACAGTTTCATAAACAGCATCAACAGCTACAATCTCAACATGGTTGTGCCATCTTCCCAGTCAATTCTTTTCTCGAACCAGACTAGAAAAATTCAAGACAAGCCATGGAATAGAGTTAGCATGCTGTGAATTCCAAACCGAAGAAGATTTAAACAAACCAGTCTAAAAGGCCTGTTCAGACACTTAATAATCCTTGCACATAACTAAACCCGAAagataacaagaaacaaagatacaGTCAGTAGTTTAAGGGCACCTACAGAAAGCAAGTAATACTACAGAGGGTAGACGTTCCAGTGCTTGACGATgaaacatcatcaatacaagcAAACATGTTTTTCATACATCATGTCTTCTTCACAAGTGGCTGCTATCattcctgcaaaaaaaatgtaaacaagcACAATTCAGACATCAAGTTATTTGTACACATCTAAAGCAATGTGCTTTTTGTAACCCACCGAAGCATAAGGAGATTGGCTtcgagaagcagcagcagctttGCCCCGGGGAGAAGGGCTACCAGGAGATGGGGATCTCTCATTGCTACGCCTTTCAGGAGAAATCTCTTTAGACGGAGAGGCCTTTTGCAAAGAAGGGCTTCTTGGGCTGAGGCTGCGACGAGGAGATGGAGACCTCTCATAGCTACGCTTATCAGGAGAAACTTCTCTAGAAGGAGAGGCTTTTTGTGGGGAGGAACTTCTAGGGCTGAGGCTGCGGCGAGCAGGAGATGCACTGCATGTCAAAAAGTTGAAATCAGGATAATTTTNNNNNNNNNNNNNNNNNNNNNNNNNNNNNNNNNNNNNNNNNNNNNNNNNNNNNNNNNNNNNNNNNNNNNNNNNNNNNNNNNNNNNNNNNNNNNNNNNNNNNNNNNNNNNNNNNNNNNNNNNNNNNNNNNNNNNNNNNNNNNNNNNNNNNNNNNNNNNNNNNNNNNNNNNNNNNNNNNNNNNNNNNNNNNNNNNNNNNNNNNNNNNNNNNNNNNNNNNNNNNNNNNNNNNNNNNNNNNNNNNNNNNNNNNNNNNNNNNNNNNNNNNNNNNNNNNNNNNNNNNNNNNNNNNNNNNNNNNNNNNNNNNNNNNNNNNNNNNNNNNNNNNNNNNNNNNNNNNNNNNNNNNNNNNNNNNNNNNNNNNNNNNNNNNNNNNNNNNNNNNNNNNNNNNNNNNNNNNNNNNNNNNNNNNNNNNNNNNNNNNNNNNNNNNNNNNNNNNNNNNNNNNNNNNNNNNNNNNNNNNNNNNNNNNNNNNNNNNNNNNNNNNNNNNNNNNNNNNNNNNNNNNNNNNNNNNNNNNNNNNNNNNNNNNNNNNNNNNNNNNNNNNNNNNNNNNNNNNNNNNNNNNNNNNNNNNNNNNNNNNNNNNNNNNNNNNNNNNNNNNNNNNNNNNNNNNNNNNNNNNNNNNNNNNNNNNNNNNNNNNNNNNNNNNNNNNNNNNNNNNNNNNNNNNNNNNNNNNNNNNNNNNNNNNNNNNNNNNNNNNNNNNNNNNNNNNNNNNNNNNNNNNNNNNNNNNNNNNNNNNNNNNNNNNNNNNNNNNNNNNNNNNNNNNNNNNNNNNNNNNNNNNNNNNNNNNNNNNNNNNNNNNNNNNNNNNNNNNNNNNNNNNNNNNNNNNNNNNNNNNNNNNNNNNNNNNNNNNNNNNNNNNNNNNNNNNNNNNNNNNNNNNNNNNNNNNNNNNNNNNNNNNNNNNNNNNNNNNNNNNNNNNNNNNNNNNNNNNNNNNNNNNNNNNNNNNNNNNNNNNNNNNNNNNNNNNNNNNNNNNNNNNNNNNNNNNNNNNNNNNNNNNNNNNNNNNNNNNNGGTTCTTGGTCTGAGATGAAATACTTTGATGAATCAAGTAACAAAAGCTAGTTGAGTAAATAGCATCACCATTAACTCTCTGTGGTTCACCTCCTCATCAAAAGAATTCAGATTAAAGAACAAACCTCATTcagattaaagaagaaactttaCCTCCTCCGAGGACTGCGGCTTCTTCTAGGACTGCGGCGTCTAGACGGGCTACGGCTCCTCCGAGGACTACGACTCCTCCTAGGACTACGGCTCCTTGACCTTCGTGACTTTGGTGGTGGTTCCACAACTCTTCCTTTGGAACTGACACAATCAAtacaaactaatcaaaatacaacaacagATGCATCTTTTACTTCAGAGAGGTTCCAATTCCTCAAACTACGGAAATGGTCTCTCGAGAGGAAACATTCATAGTGAACTCCCGTAAATCAAGAGTAACTAGCATATAAGATTATAGGTAAAaatctttctagtttctacaaGTATACCGCAATAAAAACAGCAAGTAAAACAAGAAACTTGACTCAATCATTgccaaagagagaagaagcttacATCTTCTCAGCATTAGGGCCATATTTCGCAAACTGAACAGTTATTTCCCGGCCATCAACAACTCTTCCTGAAACAAAAAGTCATGTTAAATCCAGCCACCTAATAGCATAAAACtcatataacaacaaacaaagaataCAAAGATTTGGATAAGTTACCATCAAGCCTTTCCACTGCTTTGTGAGCTTCATCTTTATACTTGTACCGAACAAACGCAAAACCACGAGAATCACCAGtcctaaacaaaattaacacatACAATAAGCATCCGTTTCAAAACTCGAACTGATTAATTCAATATAATCAGAAacaaagaaaccctaatttctcagaaagaagagagaagagaagaaatcgGAACCTTCGATCTCTGGGGATAAAGACATCAACGACCTTGCCATACTTTGCGAATAGAGGATAGAGATCATCCGCAGTCGTACCTACacataaaaaagaacaaaccctAACCTCTTTAGAAACCCAGTTCGTTCACAAGTGACCATCAACATATATTGTAACGAGGTTGAGAGAAAGAGGGATTGAGCGATTACGGAAAGTGATGTTAAGGACGAGGAGTGAGTAGGTGTCACTGATATCCGGTGGACCTGACCTCCCGAAGTGCGACATGGTTTTCCCGCCGGCGGAGTGAGAAAGAGCGAGAGAAGAAGAGCGACAAGTGAAAAAAATTAGGTTAAAAAAATGGAATCTACTCAATACGAGGGGGACTTTTTAATTTGCCCCTTACGATAttgttaattacattttcacCCTTAAGGAGCGTTACAAATCGAACCGGATGGTACCGACTTCTCATTCGTACCGGTTTAACTGCGACTAGTAATTAGATCAAATCGCGTTCTGTGATTAAATCGATCGTGCTACATACAGTATTGATAAGCGATTGGAATGGTTGAGACgcaatttttttaatctgaaaccctttttaaaaaaaagcatGTGTTTTTAGTACATTCAACCAAATTCATAAGAAAACTATCTAAGTAGAAGACTCTTTGAAATTGGTTTAGTGATAACCAATCGGAGCTGCTGCTTCTCGCAATTCTTTTCCTTGGTTGCGAATGTCCTGCAAACAACTCACGATATTAACATTTCATAACACACATCCacgtatatataatatatgagaCTCATTGATTTTCAAAACCACTAATTTGTAACCACGCATTAAATCTAAACCATGTGGTTTGACTCTACTAGCTAGTTAGATCGTTTGTTGTTTTAGACTTACTGAAGCAAAATGGTTGACATCTCGATGATGAGCTTCATCAGCACGAATGACAGTAACAACATCTTTCAACGTAGCATCTTTAGGCAATCTCCAATAATCAATAGCAATGGCGGGCGCGGCAACATTCTCGATCTTGCCATCATCGATATCTTTAAGAAACTCGGTGTAAGAATgtatagcttcttcttctaaataTCCAACAATCCGATGAGCTAATCGCGGCGAAATCACGTAACAAACGAGAAAAGAGTTGAAGAAAACCCCTTGCACAAGCATCACTAGAAGACGTTCATACCATTTGGGTTTGACTAACTCCATCATCGTCATTAGATGCATCCTCTCGTTCTCTGCTTCTTCGAGTAATGCTTTGATCCAACCGCCACTATGTTCGAATTTTCGGATTGATTTTAGGTGGAGTAGCATTCCTCCAACCATTCCTGGTACTGCAGCTACTGTCTCTAGCATCATTGCTCTGCAACCATATCGTCTCTGCTGAccaaacaacatatatatagttaacatTAAGGGATAAAAATGTAAGACATTTGAACGTGACTTGAAACCGTGAATCCATACAATGATGATTCAAACGTGCATGTGAACTATGGTGGGAAAAATAAGTTCATAcataattacaaataaaattaaccaaACCATAATAACGAAAACAACCAATGAAAAGGATATGAAACGTTTTATTTTGGACCAGGGTCATGCCTGAAAAAATATATCGGTGGGAATACGGAGGAGCTTGACAATCCGGTAAGCGATTTTGTCGGCGATATTCTTGGGAACGTAGTGCTTTTTCAAATCTATCGACAAATCTGCTCGACAAGACTCCCATGGCTgttcaaaatatacatacatattttttttttttttttttgNNNNNNNNNNNNNNNNNNNNNNNNNNNNNNNNNNNNNNNNNNNNNNNNNNNNNNNNNNNNNNNNNNNNNNNNNNNNNNNNNNNNNNNNNNNNNNNNNNNNNNNNNNNNNNNNNNNNNNNNNNNNNNNNNNNNNNNNNNNNNNNNNNNNNNNNNNNNNNNNNNNNNNNNNNNNNNNNNNNNNNNNNNNNNNNNNNNNNNNNNNNNNNNNNNNNNNNNNNNNNNNNNNNNNNNNNNNNNNNNNNNNNNNNNNNNNNNNNNNNNNNNNNNNNNNNNNNNNNNNNNNNNNNNNNNNNNNNNNNNNNNNNNNNNNNNNNNNNNNNNNNNNNNNNNNNNNNNNNNNNNNNNNNNNNNNNNNNNNNNNNNNNNNNNNNNNNNNNNNNNNNNNNNNNNNNNNNNNNNNNNNNNNNNNNNNNNNNNNNNNNNNNNNNNNNNNNNNNNNNNNNNNNNNNNNNNNNNNNNNNNNNNNNNNNNNNNNNNNNNNNNNNNNNNNNNNNNNNNNNNNNNNNNNNNNNNNNNNNNNNNNNNNNNNNNNNNNNNNNNNNNNNNNNNNNNNNNNNNNNNNNNNNNNNNNNNNNNNNNNNNNNNNNNNNNNNNNNNNNAATTTTCATCTTTGCTGTCTCTATTCCCCAATAACTTGGAACCGCCACCGATCCACCGCCGTTTTGATCCTTCTTCACCGTCGAGTTTTCAACTTTCTTCTCCATCGCCGATGCAGAACTCATCCTCCTCCACTTCAAGCTGAGATGCCCTACTTGAAATTGAGAATATACAAATCCTAGTTAgttatatgttattttctttttggggtaatgtataattttgttaataaagtTGTATACATATGAGGATCACCTACAAATATGCACACCTTGCACATGCTTAGAACCGATCATGAAATCGCCAAAACCGCCGCACCAATCATGAATTTGCATCCGTTTTGCTATCTCATCCGGACTTTTAATGACGAAAGCAGAGGAAACAGACCTCACGGACATGTTACAAGTTCCTCCGCCGCAAACAATCAGAGCTCGTAAAGCTGTTCTCCTAACGAGTTGACTCATCTCGCGGCACTCTCTCGTATTACCTGTAGAATTCACTTCGCAGGTAAGAGGTTTGTTGTCTgagtgaataaaaaaaaagtgatccaactctgtttttttcttgaaagataaacTGACTAAGATAGTGTGTAAAGTAATTGAGGAAACAAGAAGCTAGACAAAAAAATCGATATGAGATCAGCTGTTTCGCGGCGAATGCTGCTGAATACACGTGGCTCATATTCAACTGTTGTCATGTTGCTTTTTAGTattaagaaatattatctttttatgtgaatgattttgaggagtacaTGAACGGATGCACATTCAGCTTGTCCGAATCTTGAAGTGAAACACGTTCATAGCGCACGTGAATCTTGGTCTTTGACTGAACAGCCCGGTCCAatatgttttggtttggttttatttcgGCTTACCTTAAATAATTAACTTCATAAGATAAAGTCACCAAAAGTAGGAAGTTATAAACTTCCTTAATGTGTCATTTTCCAAGTGcagtatttattaatttcattaattatattaacaatttaattagatacatCTTATCATCATTTTAGTAATCAATGTAAGATGAGATAATAACTTAATAACTTTTACATTCATGATTCAGGAAGAGAAAACACACAACattgaataatattttcaaCACCCCACCCCCATGTGGCCACGTGTAAAATTATTAGTGGATAAAAATGTGatcctttttataaaaaaacgaacctcctccaccaccatatcGGCGCTTTCCTTCCGATTTCCTCTTGCTCCCTCTCCCTCAAAAGacaagagaaaaggaaaaaaaaaaaatcatcgaaTCGCTTTCACACCTGGAAAAGCtcggaaaaaataatttatacagAGCTTATTTTAGCTCACTTCTTACATAACCCCAGATCGATTTAGGGTTCGTTTGATTCATCTGTGATTGCGACAGCTAGAGATCTCTGTctggtgtttttcttgtttttgttgggtttatGTTCCATGGCGGATCGCGGATCTTTCGGATTTGCTCCTCGATTAGGTTCTCTCTCTACGCGTTTCTATCGTTTTTTTTACTATCTCTCTTACCGTGTTTTTACtcctttttagttttagttGTTTGGATCTGATCACTATTAGTTAGATTGCTCTGttgcatttgatatatattatttttaaattgatattGGTTAGTGCAAGAGAGTGTTAATGAATGTTTTAGCTATGGAAGTGTATGCTGATTCAAAGAATTGGTAGCTTTTAATGTGTTTCTTAATCTTACCCTTTTATTTATGAACTTTTGTAGATATCAAGCAGTTGCTGTCAGAAGCACAACACAGGTGGCTGAGACCTGCTGAGATTTGTGAAATTCTTCGGAATCATCAGAAGTTTCATATTGCCTCCGAACCTCCCAACCGACCACCCAGTATGTTTTCTTGCTGATTTCCTTCATTTTTCCTGCATTAGCTTGAACTTATTCTAACTTACACTCCCCCGTTTATCCTGTTAGTCCCTGATTAGTTAACAAGTTTTGTGTGTTGTGCAACAATTTATTGCGGTTTTGTATTCTCTAAATTGACAGAAATTTCTTGCTCTTGTAGGTGGTTCACTCTTTCTCTTTGATAGGAAGGTGCTCAGATATTTCCGAAAAGATGGGCACAactggaggaagaagaaagatgggaaAACGGTTAAAGAGGCTCACGAAAAGCTGAAGGTTAATATTTCCTTTCATGTCTCCTCGCTAAATATTAGTGCAGATTCACCTTGAAACCAATTGCTTGGTTTTACATTGTTAGAGAGTAGTAACATTGTTTAACTTTATACAGGTAGGAAGCATTGATGTGCTACATTGTTACTACGCCCATGGAGAAGATAATGAGAACTTCCAGAGGCGGTGCTACTGGATGCTTGAACAGTGAGTCTATTATATCTTTGTCCTtatttcatatgtttttgttctgtttagCATCATAAACGTTTATCTTTCTGCATTTCTCTGCTTTGTTCActgcatttttcttctttaaatcgAACCATATAAAGTGTGCCTGGTAGTCTTCTAGTGTCCTGGGAATggccttttattttattagcaAAACATGAGCTCGAAAGAACAGAGAGAggaatattattgtaatttccGAGACTAGGTTGTGAGATGAATGGATAATAATGTTCATACAAGGCTAAACTAAAGGCCATTTCAAGTGATCTCTAGAATCCCTGTCTTCTGGGATGAAATGTGCTTGTTGGTACTTTTCTTCATTTGGTGTTACTTTTCACTGTTTGTGCTGATGTCCACTGTTTGTATGTTATATGGATACAGGGATCTGATGCACATTGTTTTTGTTCACTACTTGGAGGTTAAGGTATAACTTTGATTTTGGTACTATACTAATATGTTCTTAAAATATGAACTTCCACCACTCAACATTATATTGTAAGTGGATGCTGTCAGTCCTACGGGTGGTTTTGACGTAGTCATGCTATTATACAGGGTAACCGGATGAGTACCGGTGGAACTAAAGAAAACCATTCAAATTCGTTGAGTGGCACCGGCTCTGTAAATGTTGATTCAACAGCAACCCGATCCAGCATATTGTCACCATTATGTGAAGATGCTGATTCTGGTATATAATTTCTCTCTTATATAATCTgcttttgtatcttttgtttAAGAATGTAGTTTTTTCAGTGATGAGCCTCTGTGGTTGATTGTATTTCTGCTCTTGGTATTGCTTCAACACATACTAATATCATTTTTGACGCAGGGGATAGTCGTCAAGCAAGTTCCAGTTTGCAACCAAATCCTGAACCTCAAACTGTTGTTCCTCAGATAATACATCATCAGAATGCTAGCACAATGAATTCTTATAATACCGCCTCTGTTTTGGGTACCATATTTGCTTTCTGCTTTACAAGCTACCTTGCCTTACCAAACTTCTGCATGTTTGCTGAgaatgtcttcttctcttcctagGAAATCCAGATGGTTGGACGTCAGCTCCTGGCATTGGAGTTGTTTCGCAGGTTCATGGGAACAGAGTAAAAGAAAGTGACTCCCAAAGATCAGGTGATGTCCCAGCATGGGACGCTTCCTTTGAGAATTCATTGGCAAGATACCAGAATCTACCTTATAATGCTCCGTTGACTCAGACACAGCCTCTTCAAAATCAAGTAAATTGGCAGGTGATATATGCATGCTTATATCTAAGCTATTCATTTTAAATCTATGTCGAATCATGCCTATGTTTTTCTTATGGTgccattgtaatttttttacttagCTATTTAAGCATGCATTTTCTCATCATGAATGTTGATCTGATTTTAAGATTCTCTTCTCTACTCGATGCCTGTTCAGGAAAGCGTGCCATTGCAAAAATGGCCCATGGATTCGCATTCTGGTATGACTGATACTACTGATCTTGCCTTAGTTGGGCAAAGAGGACATGAAAATTTCGGGACATTTTCCAGTCTTCTTGGCAGTCAAAATCAGCAGCCTAGTAGTTTTCAAGCTCCTTTTACTAATAATGAAGCAGCATATATACCTAAATTAGGCCCGGAGGATCTTATATATGAAGCAAGTGCAAACCAAACGCTACCTCTTAGAAAAGCATTGTTAAAAAAAGAGGATAGTTTGAAAAAGGTTGACAGCTTTTCTCGGTGGGTTAGTAAAGAACTTGGGGAGATGGAGGACTTGCAGATGCAGTCTTCATCTGGAGGTATTGCATGGACTTCTGTTGAATGTGAAACTGCAGCAGCTGGGTCTTCCTTAAGTCCTTCTCTGTCCGAGGATCAGCGCTTCACTATGATCGACTTTTGGCCCAAATGGACTCAGACAGACTCAGAAGTTGAGgtaatttttatgttatttttgagATATGGTTTTGTGGTGTAGCATTTAGTTAAGATGGTTTTTGGCTAATCCAATTTgccaattttttctttctttttgtaaatttggttttgtttcactCTCTTCTCTGGTAAAAACTTCGAAGCTTTTTTCATAGAACACCTTTTCTACCCTGTAACCCAATCTTTATGTAAGTGGTAAGGCCATATATGCTTAGGAACAGCACTTTCATTCTGCTGTTCTGTTGTATGTATTGTTAATGAACCGGTATTACCCttaaggttttatttttcatcttttttttctttgctttgaaGGTTTTTGTAAGGAGAGATACCTCCTTTCTCATCTACCATTTTAATTTTTCGAACAGGTAATGGTTATTGGGACATTTCTGTTGAGTCCTCAGGAAGTAACTAGCTACAGCTGGTCATGCATGTTTGGAGAAGTGGAGGTTCCAGCTGAGATTTTAGTAGATGGTGTTCTTTGTTGTCACGCTCCGCCACATGAAGTCGGTCGAGTCCCATTCTATATTACATGTTCTGACAGATTCTCTAGCAGTGAAGTACGAGAATTCGATTTCCTTCCTGGGTCTACCAGAAAGTTAAATGCTACTGACATTTATGGTGCCAATACAATAGAAGCATCACTTCATTTGCGATTTG harbors:
- the LOC104762575 gene encoding calmodulin-binding transcription activator 2 isoform X2, which translates into the protein MADRGSFGFAPRLDIKQLLSEAQHRWLRPAEICEILRNHQKFHIASEPPNRPPSGSLFLFDRKVLRYFRKDGHNWRKKKDGKTVKEAHEKLKVGSIDVLHCYYAHGEDNENFQRRCYWMLEQDLMHIVFVHYLEVKGNRMSTGGTKENHSNSLSGTGSVNVDSTATRSSILSPLCEDADSGDSRQASSSLQPNPEPQTVVPQIIHHQNASTMNSYNTASVLDGWTSAPGIGVVSQVHGNRVKESDSQRSGDVPAWDASFENSLARYQNLPYNAPLTQTQPLQNQVNWQESVPLQKWPMDSHSGMTDTTDLALVGQRGHENFGTFSSLLGSQNQQPSSFQAPFTNNEAAYIPKLGPEDLIYEASANQTLPLRKALLKKEDSLKKVDSFSRWVSKELGEMEDLQMQSSSGGIAWTSVECETAAAGSSLSPSLSEDQRFTMIDFWPKWTQTDSEVEVMVIGTFLLSPQEVTSYSWSCMFGEVEVPAEILVDGVLCCHAPPHEVGRVPFYITCSDRFSSSEVREFDFLPGSTRKLNATDIYGANTIEASLHLRFESLLALRSSVQEHHIFENVGEKRRKISKIMLLKDEKESFLPGTIEKDLTEVEAKERLIREEFEDKLYLWLIHKVTEEGKGPNILDEDGQGVLHLAAALGYDWGIKPILAAGVSINFRDANGWSALHWAAFSGREDTVAVLVSLGADAGALADPSPEHPLGKTAADLAYGNGHRGISGFLAESSLTSYLEKLTVDAKENSSADSSGAKAVLTVAERTATPMSYGDVPETLSMKDSLTAVLNATQAADRLHQVFRMQSFQRKQLSELGGDNEFDISDELAVSFAAAKTKKPGHSNGAVHAAAVQIQKKYRGWKKRKEFLLIRQRIVKIQAHVRGHQVRKQYRAIIWSVGLLEKIILRWRRKGSGLRGFKRDTITKPAEPVCPAPQEDDYDFLKEGRKQTEERLQKALTRVKSMAQYPEARAQYRRLLTVVEGFRENEASSSSSALKNNNSNTEEAANYNEEDDLIDIDSLLDDDSFMSLAFE
- the LOC104762574 gene encoding ubiquinol oxidase 2, mitochondrial-like, whose amino-acid sequence is MSQLVRRTALRALIVCGGGTCNMSVRSVSSAFVIKSPDEIAKRMQIHDWCGGFGDFMIGSKHVQGHLSLKWRRMSSASAMEKKVENSTVKKDQNGGGSVAVPSYWGIETAKMKIXKKKKKNMYVYFEQPWESCRADLSIDLKKHYVPKNIADKIAYRIVKLLRIPTDIFFQRRYGCRAMMLETVAAVPGMVGGMLLHLKSIRKFEHSGGWIKALLEEAENERMHLMTMMELVKPKWYERLLVMLVQGVFFNSFLVCYVISPRLAHRIVGYLEEEAIHSYTEFLKDIDDGKIENVAAPAIAIDYWRLPKDATLKDVVTVIRADEAHHRDVNHFASDIRNQGKELREAAAPIGYH
- the LOC104762573 gene encoding serine/arginine-rich splicing factor SC35, which produces MSHFGRSGPPDISDTYSLLVLNITFRTTADDLYPLFAKYGKVVDVFIPRDRRTGDSRGFAFVRYKYKDEAHKAVERLDGRVVDGREITVQFAKYGPNAEKISKGRVVEPPPKSRRSRSRSPRRSRSPRRSRSPSRRRSPRRSRSPRRR
- the LOC104762575 gene encoding calmodulin-binding transcription activator 2 isoform X1; translation: MADRGSFGFAPRLDIKQLLSEAQHRWLRPAEICEILRNHQKFHIASEPPNRPPSGSLFLFDRKVLRYFRKDGHNWRKKKDGKTVKEAHEKLKVGSIDVLHCYYAHGEDNENFQRRCYWMLEQDLMHIVFVHYLEVKGNRMSTGGTKENHSNSLSGTGSVNVDSTATRSSILSPLCEDADSGDSRQASSSLQPNPEPQTVVPQIIHHQNASTMNSYNTASVLGNPDGWTSAPGIGVVSQVHGNRVKESDSQRSGDVPAWDASFENSLARYQNLPYNAPLTQTQPLQNQVNWQESVPLQKWPMDSHSGMTDTTDLALVGQRGHENFGTFSSLLGSQNQQPSSFQAPFTNNEAAYIPKLGPEDLIYEASANQTLPLRKALLKKEDSLKKVDSFSRWVSKELGEMEDLQMQSSSGGIAWTSVECETAAAGSSLSPSLSEDQRFTMIDFWPKWTQTDSEVEVMVIGTFLLSPQEVTSYSWSCMFGEVEVPAEILVDGVLCCHAPPHEVGRVPFYITCSDRFSSSEVREFDFLPGSTRKLNATDIYGANTIEASLHLRFESLLALRSSVQEHHIFENVGEKRRKISKIMLLKDEKESFLPGTIEKDLTEVEAKERLIREEFEDKLYLWLIHKVTEEGKGPNILDEDGQGVLHLAAALGYDWGIKPILAAGVSINFRDANGWSALHWAAFSGREDTVAVLVSLGADAGALADPSPEHPLGKTAADLAYGNGHRGISGFLAESSLTSYLEKLTVDAKENSSADSSGAKAVLTVAERTATPMSYGDVPETLSMKDSLTAVLNATQAADRLHQVFRMQSFQRKQLSELGGDNEFDISDELAVSFAAAKTKKPGHSNGAVHAAAVQIQKKYRGWKKRKEFLLIRQRIVKIQAHVRGHQVRKQYRAIIWSVGLLEKIILRWRRKGSGLRGFKRDTITKPAEPVCPAPQEDDYDFLKEGRKQTEERLQKALTRVKSMAQYPEARAQYRRLLTVVEGFRENEASSSSSALKNNNSNTEEAANYNEEDDLIDIDSLLDDDSFMSLAFE